A genome region from Cucumis sativus cultivar 9930 chromosome 4, Cucumber_9930_V3, whole genome shotgun sequence includes the following:
- the LOC101217217 gene encoding anaphase-promoting complex subunit 6 isoform X1, with protein sequence MRMREEEIEKLRGVVRDCLSKHLYSSAIFFADKVTAFTEDPADIYMQAQALFLGRHFRRAFHLLNASKIVLRDPRFRYLAAKCLEELKEWDQCLAMLGDANVDEHGNVLDNKDHSGMYLDKDCEDREINIVAATCFLRGKAYEALENRTQARLWYKAAIKADPLCYEALECLIESHMLTCDEESSLLSSLQFGPEDGWLPSFYACLIKKYDKENIIEARFKELERETFNSKSSDPSFMRTLKTNTDLLACKAEYYHQCGEYQKCFELTSVLLEKDPFHLKSTLVHLAAAMELGHSNELYLMACNLVKDYPQKALSWFAVGCYYYCIKKYDQSRRYFSKATTLDGTFAPAWIGYGNAYAAQEEGDQAMSAYRTGARLFPGCHLPTLYIGMEYMRTHSFKLAEQFFVQAKTICPSDPLVYNELGVVAYDMKEYNKAAWWFEKTLACIPSPLSEMWEPTVVNLAHSYRKLKMYREAIKYYEKALALSTRSLSTYAGLAYTCHLQDHFTAAITYYHKALWLKPDDQFCTEMLSLALMDECQNGMDPKVEVC encoded by the exons ATGAGAATGAGGGAGGAAGAGATCGAAAAGCTCCGAGGTGTTGTAAGGGATTGTTTGAGCAAGCATCTCTACTCGTCCGCCATTTTCTTTGCTGACAAAGTCACCGCTTTCACTGAGGACCCTGCCGACATTTACATGCAAGCCCAAGCCCTCTTTCTTGGACGCCATTTTCGTCGTGCGTTTCACCTCCTCAATGCCTCTAAGATTGTCCTCCGTGACCCTCGGTTTCGCTACCTTGCTGCTAAATGCCTT GAGGAATTGAAGGAGTGGGACCAATGCCTCGCAATGCTTGGGGATGCCAACGTGGATGAGCATGGCAATGTGCTTGATAATAAGGATCACAGTGGCATGTACCTTGACAAAGATTGTGAGGATCGTGAGATTAAT ATAGTCGCTGCAACATGCTTTTTAAGAGGCAAGGCATACGAAGCTCTTGAAAACCGTACTCAGGCACGACTTTG GTATAAAGCTGCTATCAAAGCTGACCCTCTATGTTATGAG GCTTTGGAGTGCCTGATAGAGAGTCACATGCTAACATGCGATGAAG AATCAAGCTTACTTTCATCACTGCAATTTGGTCCTGAAGATGGATGGCTCCCATCATTTTATGCGTGCTTAATAAAGAAG tatgataaagaaaatatcattgaAGCGAGATTCAAAGAACTTGAAAGGGAAACATTTAATTCTAAAAGTTCTGATCCATCGTTTATGCGTACTCTGAAAACTAACACCGATCTTTTAGCTTGCAAAGCTGAATACTACCATCAATGTGGTGAATATCAAAAATGCTTTGAACTTACGTCCGT CTTGCTTGAAAAAGATCCCTTCCATTTGAAAAGTACACTGGTACATTTAGCTGCTGCAATGGAGCTTGGACATTCAAATGAACTTTATCTAATGGCGTGCAACCTGGTTAAGGACTACCCTCAAAA AGCTTTGTCATGGTTTGCTGTCGGCTGCTATTACTACTGTATAAAAAAGTATGATCAATCACGTCGCTATTTCAG CAAAGCTACAACTCTGGATGGAACATTTGCACCTGCTTGGATAGGTTACGGTAACGCTTATGCTGCTCAAGAAGAGGGTGATCAAGCTATGTCGGCCTATCGCACTGGTGCTCGATTGTTTCCGGG gTGTCATTTACCAACATTATACATTGGGATGGAATACATGAGAACGCACAGTTTCAAGCTTGCTGAGCAg ttttttgtgCAGGCAAAGACAATTTGTCCATCGGATCCTCTTGTTTATAATGAGCTTGGAGTTGTTGCTTATGACATGAAGGA GTACAATAAAGCAGCATGGTGGTTTGAGAAAACTTTGGCATGCATTCCATCTCCTTTGAGTGAAATGTGGGAACCAACTGTGGTTAATCTTGCCCATTCGTACCGAAAATTAAA GATGTACCGTGAAGCAATTAAATACTATGAGAAAGCACTTGCGTTATCGACTAGAAGTCTTAGCACTTATGCTGGTCTTGCATATACTTGTCATTTGCAG GATCACTTTACTGCAGCCATCACATATTACCACAAG GCATTGTGGCTGAAACCGGACGATCAATTCTGCACTGAAATGTTGAGTTTAGCTCTTATGGACGAATGCCAAAATGGGATGGATCCTAAGGTAGAGGTTTGTTGA
- the LOC101217217 gene encoding anaphase-promoting complex subunit 6 isoform X2, with the protein MLGDANVDEHGNVLDNKDHSGMYLDKDCEDREINIVAATCFLRGKAYEALENRTQARLWYKAAIKADPLCYEALECLIESHMLTCDEESSLLSSLQFGPEDGWLPSFYACLIKKYDKENIIEARFKELERETFNSKSSDPSFMRTLKTNTDLLACKAEYYHQCGEYQKCFELTSVLLEKDPFHLKSTLVHLAAAMELGHSNELYLMACNLVKDYPQKALSWFAVGCYYYCIKKYDQSRRYFSKATTLDGTFAPAWIGYGNAYAAQEEGDQAMSAYRTGARLFPGCHLPTLYIGMEYMRTHSFKLAEQFFVQAKTICPSDPLVYNELGVVAYDMKEYNKAAWWFEKTLACIPSPLSEMWEPTVVNLAHSYRKLKMYREAIKYYEKALALSTRSLSTYAGLAYTCHLQDHFTAAITYYHKALWLKPDDQFCTEMLSLALMDECQNGMDPKVEVC; encoded by the exons ATGCTTGGGGATGCCAACGTGGATGAGCATGGCAATGTGCTTGATAATAAGGATCACAGTGGCATGTACCTTGACAAAGATTGTGAGGATCGTGAGATTAAT ATAGTCGCTGCAACATGCTTTTTAAGAGGCAAGGCATACGAAGCTCTTGAAAACCGTACTCAGGCACGACTTTG GTATAAAGCTGCTATCAAAGCTGACCCTCTATGTTATGAG GCTTTGGAGTGCCTGATAGAGAGTCACATGCTAACATGCGATGAAG AATCAAGCTTACTTTCATCACTGCAATTTGGTCCTGAAGATGGATGGCTCCCATCATTTTATGCGTGCTTAATAAAGAAG tatgataaagaaaatatcattgaAGCGAGATTCAAAGAACTTGAAAGGGAAACATTTAATTCTAAAAGTTCTGATCCATCGTTTATGCGTACTCTGAAAACTAACACCGATCTTTTAGCTTGCAAAGCTGAATACTACCATCAATGTGGTGAATATCAAAAATGCTTTGAACTTACGTCCGT CTTGCTTGAAAAAGATCCCTTCCATTTGAAAAGTACACTGGTACATTTAGCTGCTGCAATGGAGCTTGGACATTCAAATGAACTTTATCTAATGGCGTGCAACCTGGTTAAGGACTACCCTCAAAA AGCTTTGTCATGGTTTGCTGTCGGCTGCTATTACTACTGTATAAAAAAGTATGATCAATCACGTCGCTATTTCAG CAAAGCTACAACTCTGGATGGAACATTTGCACCTGCTTGGATAGGTTACGGTAACGCTTATGCTGCTCAAGAAGAGGGTGATCAAGCTATGTCGGCCTATCGCACTGGTGCTCGATTGTTTCCGGG gTGTCATTTACCAACATTATACATTGGGATGGAATACATGAGAACGCACAGTTTCAAGCTTGCTGAGCAg ttttttgtgCAGGCAAAGACAATTTGTCCATCGGATCCTCTTGTTTATAATGAGCTTGGAGTTGTTGCTTATGACATGAAGGA GTACAATAAAGCAGCATGGTGGTTTGAGAAAACTTTGGCATGCATTCCATCTCCTTTGAGTGAAATGTGGGAACCAACTGTGGTTAATCTTGCCCATTCGTACCGAAAATTAAA GATGTACCGTGAAGCAATTAAATACTATGAGAAAGCACTTGCGTTATCGACTAGAAGTCTTAGCACTTATGCTGGTCTTGCATATACTTGTCATTTGCAG GATCACTTTACTGCAGCCATCACATATTACCACAAG GCATTGTGGCTGAAACCGGACGATCAATTCTGCACTGAAATGTTGAGTTTAGCTCTTATGGACGAATGCCAAAATGGGATGGATCCTAAGGTAGAGGTTTGTTGA
- the LOC116403225 gene encoding lectin-like yields the protein MAGQSTHYLAFPRASTITWGDDTRYWSWATVDFCSYAIEEARLLQVSWFDCRWSMDASDFKQDIWYNASVEVMMTTNTSGWHVPLHLEIELPDGSKQESQIVLAGRQPNVWFKIPIGKFILRGSLTSGTIRFGLYNHEGNWKRGLNIRALAIQA from the exons ATGGCAGGCCAAAGCACACATTATTTGGCATTTCCAAGAGCTTCCACAATAACATGGGGTGATGACACTCGATATTGGAGTTGGGCCACCGTGGATTTTTGCAG CTACGCAATTGAAGAAGCCCGACTTTTACAAGTATCTTGGTTCGATTGTCGTTGGAGCATGGATGCATCTGATTTCAAACAAGATATTTGGTACAATGCAAGCGTTGAAGTAATGATGACAACCAACACCTCAGGATGGCATGTTCCACTACACCTTGAAATCGAGTTGCCAGATGGGAGTAAGCAAGAGTCTCAAATAGTATTGGCAGGCAGACAACCAAATGTGTGGTTCAAGATTCCAATCGGTAAATTCATACTAAGGGGTTCTCTGACTAGCGGAACAATCCGATTCGGCTTGTACAACCATGAAGGGAATTGGAAAAGAGGCTTGAACATAAGAGCCCTTGCCATTCAAGcataa